From the genome of Eptesicus fuscus isolate TK198812 chromosome 24, DD_ASM_mEF_20220401, whole genome shotgun sequence, one region includes:
- the TLR5 gene encoding toll-like receptor 5: MGNHLDLLLGVVLLASPVLGLPSCSSDGRIALYRSCNLTQVPRVPATTERLLLSFNYIKAVTATSFPFLERLELLELGTQLTSFTVDREAFRNLPNLRILDLGQSTIGFLHPDAFQGLPRLFELRLFYCGLSDAVFRDGYFRNLPSLNRLDLSKNQIHSLSLHPSFQELNSLKSIDFSLNDIPIVCEHDLQPLQGKELSFLGLASNNLYYRVSVDWGRCKNPLRNMVLDTLDVSQNGWTVDIIRNFTDAIGGTQIFSLVLARHIMGPGFGFHNIKEPDRHTFAGLARSALRRLDLSHGSIFSLGFRLFETLKALKVLNVAHNKINTIAREAFYGLDSLQVLNLSFNLLGELYDPNFHGLPNVAYIDLQKNHIGIVQDGTFRSLPRLQTLDLRDNALKTIHFIPSIPTLYLGGNKLVTLPNTKFTANFVQLSENRLERVDELSLLFQIPHLQILILNQNRLSLCESHPGPSESLSLEQLFLGENMLQLAWETGACWDVFQGLARLQRLFLNNNYLNFLPPGVFSHLVALRLLSLNGNRLTALSPGDFPPRLEVLDVSRNQLLSPDPEVFASLRVLDVTHNKFICECELGPFLTWLNQTNVTLLGAPEDLSCSYPSPLLGVALSSLTTEGCDEEERLTALRFSLFVLFTVTVTLLLVAILIVTKFRGSCFLCYRTVRRRLFEDRAQTREPDAYKYDAYLCFSGKDFEWVQGALLAHLDAQYSDRNRLRLCFEERDFLPGEDVIANIHDAVWSSRKVVCLVSRHFLRDGWCLEAFSCAQSRSLADLRGALIVVVVGSLSQFQLMRHACIRAFVQKQQYLRWPEDLQDVGWFLHKLSQHILKKEKKKDGDIPLQTIATVS, from the coding sequence ATGGGAAATCACCTTGACCTGCTCTTGGGAGTGgtcctcctggccagccctgtgCTTGGCTTGCCTTCCTGCTCCTCGGATGGCCGCATCGCCTTGTATCGTTCCTGTAACCTCACCCAGGTCCCCCGGGTCCCCGCCACCACTGAGCGCCTCCTGCTAAGCTTCAACTACATCAAGGCCGTCACAGCCACGTCATTCCCCTTCCTGGAGCGGCTGGAGCTGCTGGAGCTTGGGACTCAGCTTACCTCCTTCACCGTTGACCGAGAAGCCTTCAGGAACCTGCCCAATCTCCGGATCCTGGACTTGGGCCAAAGTACGATCGGCTTCTTGCACCCAGATGCCTTTCAGGGGCTGCCCCGTCTGTTTGAGCTTCGGCTCTTTTACTGTGGCCTTTCCGATGCCGTGTTCAGAGACGGCTACTTCAGAAACTTGCCGTCTCTGAATCGCCTGGACCTGTCCAAGAATCAGATTCATAGCCTTTCCCTTCACCCGTCATTCCAGGAATTAAATTCCTTGAAGTCCATTGACTTCTCCCTCAACGACATCCCCATCGTATGTGAGCATGACCTCCAGCCCCTCCAAGGGAAGGAACTCTCCTTTTTAGGTCTTGCGTCCAATAACCTGTACTACAGGGTCTCCGTGGACTGGGGGAGGTGCAAGAACCCACTCAGAAACATGGTCCTAGACACCCTCGATGTCTCTCAGAATGGCTGGACCGTGGACATCATAAGAAACTTCACCGACGCCATCGGCGGCACCCAGATTTTCTCTCTGGTTCTTGCCCGTCACATTATGGGTCCGGGCTTTGGCTTCCACAACATCAAAGAGCCTGACCGGCACACCTTTGCCGGCCTGGCCCGAAGCGCACTGAGACGCCTGGACCTCTCCCACGGCTCTATCTTCTCCCTGGGCTTCCGGCTCTTTGAGACCCTCAAGGCGCTGAAGGTCCTGAACGTTGCCCACAACAAGATCAACACGATTGCCCGTGAGGCGTTTTACGGGCTCGACAGCCTCCAGGTCCTCAACCTGTCCTTCAACCTTCTGGGGGAACTGTACGACCCCAACTTCCACGGGCTGCCCAACGTCGCCTACATCGATCTGCAGAAGAATCACATTGGGATCGTCCAGGACGGAACCTTCAGATCCCTGCCAAGACTGCAGACCCTGGACCTCCGGGATAATGCTCTGAAAACGATCCACTTCATCCCAAGCATCCCGACCCTCTACTTGGGGGGCAACAAACTGGTGACATTGCCAAACACCAAGTTCACCGCCAACTTCGTCCAGTTGTCGGAGAACAGGCTGGAACGGGTGGACgagctctctctccttttccagaTCCCTCACCTCCAGATTCTCATTTTAAATCAAAACCGCCTTTCCTTGTGCGAATCCCACCCCGGGCCTTCCGAGAGCCTCAGCTTGGAGCAGCTGTTCCTCGGAGAAAACATGCTGCAGCTCGCCTGGGAGACGGGGGCCTGCTGGGATGTCTTCCAGGGGCTGGCCCGCCTCCAGCGCCTCTTCTTGAACAACAACTACCTGAATTTCCTGCCCCCCGGCGTGTTCAGCCATCTGGTCGCCCTAAGGTTACTCAGCCTCAACGGCAACCGGCTGACGGCTCTCTCTCCCGGCGACTTCCCGCCTCGCCTGGAGGTGCTGGACGTGTCCAGGAACCAGCTCCTCTCCCCCGACCCCGAGGTGTTCGCGTCACTGCGCGTCCTGGACGTCACTCACAACAAGTTCATCTGTGAGTGTGAACTTGGCCCTTTCCTCACGTGGCTCAATCAGACCAACGTCACCCTCCTCGGGGCTCCCGAGGACCTGTCCTGCTCGTACCCCAGCCCCCTGCTGGGGGTGGCCCTCTCCTCGCTGACCACGGAGGGCTGCGATGAAGAGGAGAGACTCACGGCCCTCAGGTTCTCCCTTTTCGTCTTGTTCACCGTCACGGTGACCCTGCTCCTCGTGGCCATCCTCATCGTCACCAAGTTCCGGGGGTCTTGCTTCCTCTGTTACCGGACGGTCCGGAGACGTCTGTTCGAGGACCGAGCCCAGACCAGGGAGCCTGACGCGTACAAGTACGACGCCTACTTGTGCTTCAGCGGCAAGGACTTCGAATGGGTGCAGGGCGCGCTGCTGGCGCACCTGGACGCTCAGTACAGCGACCGAAACAGGCTCCGCCTGTGCTTCGAAGAGAGAGACTTCCTGCCCGGGGAGGACGTCATCGCCAACATCCACGACGCCGTGTGGAGCAGCAGGAAGGTCGTCTGTCTCGTGAGCAGACACTTCCTGCGGGACGGGTGGTGCCTGGAAGCCTTCAGCTGCGCCCAGAGCAGGAGCCTGGCCGACCTCCGCGGCGCCCTCATCGTGGTGGTGGTCGGCTCCTTGTCCCAGTTCCAGCTGATGAGGCACGCGTGCATCCGGGCGTTTGTGCAGAAGCAGCAGTACCTGAGGTGGCCCGAGGACCTCCAGGACGTTGGCTGGTTCCTGCACAAACTCTCCCAACACATacttaaaaaggagaagaagaaagacgGGGACATTCCGCTGCAGACGATAGCAACCGTCTCCTAG